The DNA sequence GGGACGCATCCAGGTCGTCATCACCACCCATTCGCCGGTGCTGGCCGCGGCCGCCACGGTCGAGGACCTGGTAGTCCTCAGACGCTGCCGCACCCTCGCCCGCAGACCACGACAGCAGACGCCCCGGCCCAGGCGGACGGCGCCCCCGCCAGCGCTGACGCCGACACCGAAGCGGAAGAGAAACCGGCAGGCTTCGCGTTCACCACGGCCGCCGTTTCGGTGGCTAAGATTCCCTTCGCCAGACACGAAGCCGCCAAACTCGACCGCTACCTCGACATCACCAAGAGCGCCATGCTCTTCGGTACCCGGGTGATCCTCGTCGAGGGCCTGGCCGAAGCACTGCTGATGCCCGCCTTCGCCGAGCTCGTCCTGTCCGCGCTGCCGCAGGAGGAGCGGCGCAGGGCGAAAGCCGTCTTTCGCGGCACCTGCATCGTTGCGGGTGGTGATTCACACAACTCTCTGACTTGCAGACACCGAAGGGGTAGATGGTTCGCTGACACAGCCTTAGTCCGGTTCTTGGCACAGGCATGATGGCCCAGGGATCAGTCCTAATGGCGGCACTCTGGCCAGCGGAGACGAGGGCGGGAATATCCGGTTGTGGGATGTGGCGACCGGTGGGCTCCGCTCCACGCTGACCGGGCACGCCGACGACGTGAATTCGGTGGCGTTCAGCCCGGACGGTCACACTCTGGCCAGCACCAGCGACGACAGGACAATCCGGTTGTGGGATATCTTTCTACCTGACCCTGCCGCCGCAGTCAGGAAGGTCTGCGAAGCCGTCCATAGGGCCGTCACGCGAAGCGAACGAACACTCTATCTCGCAGGTCAACCTTCCAGCCCGGGATGTAAATCGTGAGATGAGCGGACCGGCCGTCACACCGCCGCGAAGCGGGTGACTCTGAAAGCTGGCGAGCGCCACCGAGTTCATACTGAGGAGCAGCCAGCCGCTCGGCTACCTCGCTACCGAGAGCCCTTGTACCTCACGGATCTCGAGCTCCCGCGGCGTAGAAGGCGGTCGCTCCTCGCCGCACCGCCGCGCTCGGGTGCGGCCAAGCCACTCGGCCGCGGCACCGACCCCGCCCAGTGGGCTGCCGAGGAATATGGCCGGCCCTACGACGCAGCCGTCACCCGATCACCGACGGCGTGCCCTCCTGCAGGCTGTCCTGTCCGTCGGTCGTGGTGGAGATGCTCGACCCCCTCTTGCTGGAACTCGGCCACGCGTCCTCGAACTGGGCGCCGGCCCTGGCAGGAACGCCGCCCTCCTCACCTGGCGGAGCTGGTTGGTCCTGATGCAGCTCACGCAGTGCACGCTCTCGGCCGGGCGGGTGTGCGCGTCGCATCGAGCTCGGTGATGTTCAGTTGGGGTCTGCGGTGGACGGGTCCGTGGGGTGAAGGGGCGCGCTGTGCGGGTCACTGGCGGAGGTGGTTTGGTGGCCGTGGAGCCGGTAGACCATTTCGTCGGGGCAGCGGAACATGCGGGCCTGTCGCCAGGCGGCATCGTAGGAAAGGGGGCTTTGGCTGCGGCGCTGGATGAGGAGGGCCCGCATGCTGGTGAGGGGGGCGAGCACGGCTCTCCAGAGGGTGAGTTTCACGGGTGTGCCTCGCGGAAGGTGCGCTGCTGGCCTGGCTCGGGTGTGGCGATGCCGGGGGGTGGGCTGCCACCGTTGAGGGTCTTGAGTGAGTCGAGGAGAGCGAGCATGGCCTGCTGCTGTTTCTCCGCGTCGTTGAAGCCTTCGCCGAGTTGCTCCCACTGCTGAAGTAGGGGGGACCACCAGTGGTCGCAGGCCTTGATCAGGCGGGCTAGGCGCTGTAGTTCGGCGACATGTTCGTCGTGCAGCGCGCCGGGGGCTTGATGTTCGAGCCGGTCCAGGACGACGAGGTCGGGGTGGTTGTAGAGGTGGGTTTTGAGGAAGTGCAGGCGTCGGATCCGGTTCTCGTCCGCCTGGCGCTGCGCGATGAGCTCCTTGGCTGCGGGCGATAGCCGCAGGGATGCCCTTGCGGACAGCAGGCGGTACTGCTGGGTGCGATGCCGGGGTAGGGCGAGAGCGGCGTTAATAGCGTCTTGGGCGGCTGGGAGATCCCCAGCGTCGAGGTG is a window from the Streptomyces luomodiensis genome containing:
- a CDS encoding WD40 repeat domain-containing protein: MSPNGGTLASGDEGGNIRLWDVATGGLRSTLTGHADDVNSVAFSPDGHTLASTSDDRTIRLWDIFLPDPAAAVRKVCEAVHRAVTRSERTLYLAGQPSSPGCKS